One region of Glycine max cultivar Williams 82 chromosome 9, Glycine_max_v4.0, whole genome shotgun sequence genomic DNA includes:
- the LOC100527903 gene encoding Reticulon-like protein B9-like produces MMNDTSSDSENEIIGSRAKLFGHEEPIHEVLGGGKVADVLLWKDRYVSGALLGGMTVIWFLFEIVEYNFVALLCHISITTMLVLFIWSTVADIFKWKGPQIPDIVLKESFFHDLASILHKRFNQLLPMLLRISCGIDLPIFLLNIVSLYILSVIGSYFSFVNLLYIGFLCMQTLPIVYERYEEEINNWVGDVIIVLKKNYRRFNKNYLNKIPRGPGKAKKTQ; encoded by the exons ATGATGAACGAtacatcatctgattctgaaaatgaaattATCGGATCACGGGCAAAGCTCTTTGGACACGAAGAACCGATTCATGAAGTTCTTGGAGGAGGAAAAG TGGCAGATGTGTTATTATGGAAGGACAGATATGTATCAGGTGCGCTTTTGGGTGGGATGACTGTGATATGGTTTCTATTTGAGATCGTTGAGTACAATTTCGTGGCTCTCCTTTGTCACATTTCCATCACCACCATGCTTGTACTATTCATATGGTCCACGGTTGCAGACATATTTAAGTG gaAAGGTCCCCAGATACCGGACATTGTTTTAAAGGAATCATTCTTCCATGATCTTGCTTCCATCCTCCACAAAAGATTTAACCAGTTATTACCAATGCTCCTCCGCATTTCATGCGGAATAGACCTTCCAATCTTTCTTCTG AACATTGTTTCCCTCTATATTCTGTCAGTGATTGGAAGCTACTTCAGCTTTGTCAATCTGCTATATATTG GTTTTCTCTGCATGCAAACGCTGCCAATTGTGTATGAACGGTATGAGGAAGAAATCAACAACTGGGTCGGCGATGTCATAATAGTTCTCAAGAAAAACTATAGAAGGTTTAACAAGAACTACCTCAACAAAATTCCCAGAGGACCAGGGAAGGCAAAGAAAACCCAATAA
- the LOC100798961 gene encoding pentatricopeptide repeat-containing protein At5g66520, with the protein MVTHLEFKTVESLSLTLRNTLSRLIEQCKNLRELKKTHTQILKSPTLHTGDQYYLITRLLYVCSFSYYGSFSYATNVFHMIKNPDLRAYNIMIRAYISMESGDDTHFCKALMLYKQMFCKDIVPNCLTFPFLLKGCTQWLDGATGQAIHTQVIKFGFLKDVYVANSLISLYMAGGLLSNARKVFDEMLVTDVVTWNSMVIGCLRNGGLDMAMDLFRKMNGRNIITWNSIITGLAQGGSAKESLELFHEMQILSDDMVKPDKITIASVLSACAQLGAIDHGKWVHGYLRRNGIECDVVIGTALVNMYGKCGDVQKAFEIFEEMPEKDASAWTVMISVFALHGLGWKAFNCFLEMEKAGVKPNHVTFVGLLSACAHSGLVEQGRWCFDVMKRVYSIEPQVYHYACMVDILSRARLFDESEILIRSMPMKPDVYVWGALLGGCQMHGNVELGEKVVHHLIDLEPHNHAFYVNWCDIYAKAGMFDAAKRIRNIMKEKRIEKKIPGCSMIEINGEVQEFSAGGSSELPMKELVLVLNGLSNEMKI; encoded by the coding sequence ATGGTTACTCATCTTGAGTTCAAAACTGTAGAATCCTTAAGCCTAACCCTTAGGAACACACTCTCTAGATTGATTGAACAATGCAAGAACCTGAGAGAGCTCAAAAAAACTCATACCCAGATTCTAAAGTCCCCAACTTTACACACTGGTGATCAATATTATCTCATTACCCGTCTCCTATATGTTTGTTCCTTTTCCTATTATGGTTCTTTCAGTTATGCCACCAATGTCTTTCACATGATCAAGAACCCAGATCTTCGTGCCTACAACATCATGATCAGAGCATATATAAGCATGGAGAGTGGTGATGACACCCATTTTTGCAAGGCTTTGATGTTGTATAAGCAAATGTTTTGCAAGGACATTGTGCCCAATTGTCTCACTTTCCCCTTCCTTTTAAAGGGTTGCACTCAGTGGCTGGATGGTGCTACTGGCCAAGCTATTCATACCCAAGTGATTAAGTTTGGATTCTTAAAGGATGTTTATGTTGCCAATTCTTTGATCAGCTTGTACATGGCTGGTGGGTTGTTGAGTAATGCCAGGAAGGTGTTTGATGAAATGCTGGTAACAGATGTTGTCACTTGGAACTCAATGGTGATTGGGTGTTTGAGAAATGGAGGACTTGACATGGCAATGGATTTGTTTAGAAAGATGAATGGGAGGAATATCATAACTTGGAATTCCATTATTACAGGGTTGGCTCAAGGGGGGAGCGCAAAGGAGTCACTGGAACTTTTCCATGAAATGCAGATTTTGAGTGATGATATGGTTAAACCGGATAAGATTACAATAGCTAGTGTCCTTTCAGCTTGTGCGCAACTTGGTGCTATAGACCATGGGAAATGGGTGCATGGTTATCTGAGAAGAAACGGCATAGAGTGTGATGTGGTAATTGGAACAGCACTTGTCAATATGTATGGCAAGTGTGGGGATGTGCAGAAAGCATTTGAAATCTTCGAAGAAATGCCTGAGAAGGATGCCTCTGCATGGACCGTAATGATTTCGGTGTTTGCTCTTCATGGATTAGGTTGGAAGGCTTTCAATTGCTTTTTAGAGATGGAAAAAGCTGGAGTCAAGCCAAACCATGTGACATTTGTTGGATTATTGTCAGCGTGCGCTCATTCTGGTTTGGTAGAACAAGGTCGCTGGTGCTTTGATGTAATGAAACGTGTTTACTCGATTGAACCACAAGTTTATCACTATGCTTGCATGGTTGACATTCTTAGTCGAGCAAGGCTGTTTGATGAGTCAGAGATTCTCATAAGAAGCATGCCGATGAAGCCGGATGTTTATGTTTGGGGTGCATTACTTGGAGGTTGTCAGATGCATGGGAATGTGGAATTAGGAGAAAAGGTAGTTCATCATTTGATAGACTTGGAACCTCATAATCATGCTTTCTATGTGAACTGGTGTGATATATATGCCAAAGCTGGCATGTTTGATGCTGCCAAAAGAATTAGGAatataatgaaagaaaaaagaatagaaaagaaaatcccAGGCTGTAGCATGATTGAAATCAATGGAGAGGTTCAAGAATTCTCAGCTGGAGGATCATCTGAACTTCCCATGAAAGAACTAGTATTGGTCTTAAATGGATTAAGTAACGAAATGAAGATATGA
- the LOC100819052 gene encoding kinesin-like protein KIF21A — MNANLLRNLSFHARRLRFSPTPSIFSPTATAPTSFSSRSHVPDKPHSLLEDISNEELKRRVAKLQEGDAEAIPSVFEAILQRYLAGKPIEADEELMREILGKRALSEDEEDESDSDWEEIDDTDNDDEEDFDPGFNGRNGVDEGKYKR; from the exons ATGAACGCAAACCTTCTCAGAAACTTGTCCTTCCACGCGCGCCGTCTTCGTTTCTCTCCCACTCCTTCCATCTTCTCTCCTACAGCTACAGCACCCACCTCCTTCTCTTCTCGCTCCCATGTCCCCGACAAACCCCACTCCCTCCTTGAAGACATTAGCAACGAAG AGTTGAAGAGGCGTGTGGCAAAGCTTCAAGAGGGGGATGCTGAGGCAATTCCTTCTGTGTTTGAGGCTATATTGCAGAGGTATTTAGCAGGGAAGCCTATAGAAGCTGATGAGGAGTTGATGAGGGAAATTCTAGGGAAGCGGGCATTGTCGGAAGATGAAGAGGACGAGTCTGATTCTGATTGGGAGGAAATAGATGACACTGataatgatgatgaagaagattttgaTCCTGGTTTTAATGGAAGGAATGGAGTTGATGAAGGAAAATATAAGAGATGA